The DNA segment CGGCTTCACCGCGCCGCTGGTCTGCGAGCGGGTGCCGGTGGACCTGCTGGTGCTGGTGGCCGCGATGGTGCCCCTGCCGGGTGAGGAGCCGCGGGAGTGGTGGCGGGCGACGGGCCACCCGGACTCCCGGGTCAGGCGGGCCGCACGGGACGCACAGCGGGCCGGCGCGGGCCCGGCCGCGGAGGACGTACCCGAGTCCGCCGTGCCCGGCTCCGCCGCGGATCCGTTCTTCCAGGACCTGCCGCCGGAGCTGGCGGCCGAGGCGGCGGGCCGCTGGCGGCGGCAGTCCGGGACCCCGGCCGCACGGCCCTGGCCGATGGCGGCCTGGCCCGAGGTGCCGACCCGGTTCCTGCTGTGCCGTCAGGACCGCCTCTTCCCCGCACCGTTCCTGCGCTCCGTGGTGGCCGAGCGCCTGGGGATGGCGCCCGACGAGATGCCGGGCGGGCACTTCCCGATGCTGTCCCGCCCGGCCGAGCTGGCCGGCCGGCTGGAGGGCTACAGCCGGCCGGCCGCGAGGTGAGGACGACCTCGTACACGGGCCCGCACGCACCGGCCCGCACCAGCTCGTCCGCACGAACCGGCCCGTTCAAGTCGGCTTGTGAAAGCCGGTTTCACAGGCCGGTCCGTTTCACCGCACTCTCGCTCCGCGCTCGCCCGCTCGACCGGCCGGGCGCCTCAACGCTCCTTCACGGCCCGCGTTTCCAACTGGGGAAGGTGGGCCAGGGCGGTGATCACCGGCACCGGGAGGTACGTGGGCCACTTGGGCCGGGTGGCCAGGTAGGCGAAGTATCCGAGGGAGCGGCT comes from the Streptomyces angustmyceticus genome and includes:
- a CDS encoding alpha/beta fold hydrolase, whose protein sequence is MTTFVLIPGAACDAWHWHLLERELRARGRDVVSVDLPCGDDAAGLDEYADTVAEAVAGRGRLVLVAHSFAGFTAPLVCERVPVDLLVLVAAMVPLPGEEPREWWRATGHPDSRVRRAARDAQRAGAGPAAEDVPESAVPGSAADPFFQDLPPELAAEAAGRWRRQSGTPAARPWPMAAWPEVPTRFLLCRQDRLFPAPFLRSVVAERLGMAPDEMPGGHFPMLSRPAELAGRLEGYSRPAAR